The following are from one region of the Paenibacillus bovis genome:
- a CDS encoding alpha/beta hydrolase, whose product MSEQPAYSIHSSNHPIHPEVRLRGTMQFDLRSAEGRDYRIMVSIPDLEAPTEGHPVVYALDGHAIFSTLLEAERAQCRRKEKTRVTPSIIVGIGYPSELPTSSERHYDYTLPVPVDNLPPSRDGLPWPEYGGADRFLRFINQVLKPKVESLLPVNTDHQTLFGHSFGGLFTLHVLFSSPESFRNYVSISPSLHWGQPQIAEEEQQFAMRLQAEAREHHLLIAAGELESDAPFHMLQNACALAKRLAPLQAYGLDVQFREFAGENHGSVVPTAVSTALRTAAL is encoded by the coding sequence ATGTCTGAACAACCTGCTTACTCTATCCATTCTTCGAATCATCCTATACATCCGGAAGTCAGACTGCGGGGAACCATGCAGTTCGATCTGCGCTCTGCTGAAGGCCGAGATTACCGGATCATGGTGTCTATTCCGGATCTGGAAGCCCCTACAGAAGGTCATCCAGTCGTCTATGCTTTGGACGGCCATGCTATTTTCTCTACCCTGCTGGAAGCCGAACGTGCCCAATGCCGCCGCAAGGAGAAGACCCGTGTAACTCCTTCTATTATCGTCGGCATCGGCTATCCGTCTGAACTGCCCACTTCCTCGGAGCGGCATTACGACTATACTCTACCTGTACCCGTCGATAATCTGCCACCTTCCCGTGATGGACTGCCCTGGCCGGAATATGGCGGAGCGGATCGCTTTTTGCGCTTTATTAATCAGGTACTGAAGCCCAAGGTTGAAAGTCTGCTGCCTGTTAATACGGATCATCAGACGCTGTTTGGGCATTCCTTTGGCGGATTATTTACGCTGCATGTGCTATTCAGCTCGCCGGAATCTTTTCGCAATTATGTCTCTATCAGTCCCTCATTGCACTGGGGACAGCCGCAAATTGCCGAAGAAGAGCAGCAGTTTGCCATGCGGCTTCAGGCCGAAGCTCGCGAGCATCATCTGCTGATTGCAGCGGGTGAACTGGAGAGCGATGCTCCGTTTCATATGCTGCAGAATGCCTGTGCCTTGGCTAAACGGCTGGCTCCGCTGCAGGCGTATGGGCTGGATGTACAATTCCGTGAATTTGCAGGTGAAAATCACGGTTCGGTGGTACCGACGGCGGTAAGCACGGCGCTTCGTACTGCGGCGTTGTAG